A window of Maioricimonas rarisocia genomic DNA:
CCTCCGTTGAGGTGGATGTCAGCAACAGCGGCCAAGCCGTCACCAGTTCTTCCAGGGCGTGCTTGAAGCTCACCCCCAACGGGTCTCCGTCGCCGGTGGACCGCTGCGCGGCTTCGACCATTAACCAGCGAACCAGCAGGTACAGCACCACGTGGCCGGCCACCTCGTACTGCACTGATTCCGGCGAATGACTCCGCAGGGTCCGTTCCAGCCCCTGGTAGACTTTCAGTTCCTGAAACGTCGTTTCGATCTCCCAGCGACGATGATACAACCCGATGCCTTTGCGCACCGCGGGATCCAGTGGATGTCCCGGTTCGGCTTCTGTCGCCATCCGGATCCAGTCTTCGCGACTGATGCGCTTCGGTCCCAGCACATTGGTCACCACCGCACTGGGGGGAAAGCCTTTGATCTGGTAGTTGATGACGCGCAGCGTGATCGACTCGGGAAGATTTGCATTGCGCCAACGTGGTCCGGAGGGAGTTTTCCAGCGCACAATGCGATCCCTGGGGCCCAGCCGCCGCAGCGTCTTCATGCGAACACCCGGATACTGTCGAATCGCAAAGTAGCCCCGCGCTGCCTGAATCTGATGGAACAACCCGTAGCTCCAGAACCCCTGATCCATCAGCACCAGATCGTTACGCCGTACCTGCTTCAGCAATCGGGCGGCCACGGTGCGTTCGCCTTCGTCGACCGGTCCCAGTTCGTACCGCCAGGGCAGACGGACCAGAGGCAACTGCAACATGACCATACGGGCCTGCGCGACACGATACCGGCCGTTGCTGCTGGTGCCGAAGTGCTCGGCCAGACGATTGTGTTGCGGCAGCCGAATGGTGGTCCCGTCCAGCGCCAGCAAACGAAACCGCTTCCAGCGGATCAGGTCCTGGTGCTGTTCCTCGAACCGGGCCGTGAGCAGTTCGATGAGGACGAACCAGACAGCGACCGGCATGCGTCGGCGGGCCTGGGTGAAGGCTTCTTCAGTCACCGTCGCAGGATCTTTTCCCCGCGGACTGTGTTTCGATGCCTTCGGTTTGCGTCGTGCCGCGTTGCGGCGGGATCGTGCAACCGCTTCGGGCAAGCCATTGGCCGACAGGTCCAACATCTGGGCGGTCAGCGTGAGAATCCGGGCAAAGCTCTTTGTCGAATGCAGTGCCGAGAGCACTCCCAGCCAGACCAGGTTGGGAATTGCCAATGCCGAGCGAACGATCCTGACATCCGCCCGCTCGGCGGCCTGAACGACGAGCGACTCAGGCAGTAGCCGGGCAAACGCTTTGAGGTCCTGTTGACGAATCTGTTCCCAGACATCATACCTTGGCTCATCCGTGAGCATCTTTGAGGCCTCCTGACACGAATACCGTTTTGCACAAACGACTTGTGTCAGGAGGCACTCTTCCATGTCAATACAAACTTAGTGCCATTGGGCTATTGCCGGCCGCCCCCTTGCAAGCGGGGCTCCCGCAGCACCCGTGTGCCCCGTAGGGTGCTGTCGCCGGAGGCGACGCACCATTCACGCATTGTTTTTGTGTGATGCGGTTGGTGCGTCACGCGGGCTGTCCGTCGCTGGACGTCGTCCGGAATGGAGTTTCACCTGGTCGTTCGCACGTGACGCACCCTACGGCCCGGGGCGCGAGGGAAAGCCCACCGTCCGCGTCCGGTGGGCCGTGAACCGGGTTGAGTTGCATCCTCTGTAGGGCCGGCGGGTGGCCCAGACACAGGATGTGTCTGGGTGGCGCAGCCACAGGAGGCAGCTCATTCCGTGTCCGAACTTCCTGACAGGCTCTTCCTGTCGTTGCGCGACCCGCTGTTCATCGGAATTCCCGCGATGCCGGGACCAGTCCCAGCCTGCTCCTCCGTGTCTCTGTGCCTCCGGGGTTCCTTTCTGACGCTACGCCGGAGCTCACACTCCGAACTCGCCTGCTTCCTGATTCCCAACACCTGTCTCCTACTTCCTCCCTCCTACTCCTCCCCGTACACCGTCACCACGATCGTCCGCTGTCGCGGCTTGATGTCGCATTCCAGATGAAAGATCTGCTGCCACGTCCCCAGCACCAGATCCCCTTCGTCGATCGGCACCGTCAGCGATGGGCCGAGCGTCGTCGCCTGCAGGTGCGAATGCCCGTTGCCATCGTGCCAGGTCTGCTCGTGTCCGTAGTCGGGACTGGGCGGCATCAGCCGGTCGAGCATTTCGGGCAGGTCCCGCTCGAGGCCCGGCTCGAACTCGATCGTGCCGATTGCCCCTGTGCTTCCTACGTTGAAGACGTTCACCATCCCCTGCGATACGCGGGACGAATGCACGATCTGCCGCACCTGATCGGTCAGGTCATGCATCTGTCCGTGCGAGTGTGTGTCGATTGCGATTCGTTCCTGCGTCACCATGATTCTGCCCCGTCGCTTGAAGTCTGAGGCGTCTGCGTGAAGACTTCAGTCTGTGAAGATTCTGTGAGAAACCGCGCAGCAGTCGATGTGTTGGCTGTGGCGGCTTCCGCCCCCGCTGCCAGACGATACCATTCGGAGATCATTCACGCTGCGGGTCTCCGAAGGACGCGCCTGCCAAACACGACCGCCATTGCCCGAGGACGGCCTGGAACGATGCCTGTAGTTCGCGCCAACGGAATCGATCAACACGTACTGGTGCAGGGGGAGGGTCCGGCGATCCTGTTCGTGCATGGTTTTCCCCTCGATCACACCATGTGGCGCTGGCAGTACGGACGCTTCACCCGTTCGCATCGCGTCATCGCTCCCGATCTGCGCGGGTTCGGCAAGACCCCGCCCGGTGATGCACCCGCTTCGATGGAGCTGTACGCCGACGATCTCGCGGCCCTGCTCGACGAACTCAACATCGCCGAGCCGGTTGTCCTCTGCGGACTCTCCATGGGAGGCTACGTTGCCTGGCAGTTCATCCGCCGCCACGGGCACCGGCTGGCCGGGCTGGTGCTGTGCGATACCCGTGCCGCCGCGGATACACCCGAAATCAAAGAGACCCGTGGCCAACTGGCCGAACATGTCCTCGCCAGCGGGACGGCCACGCTCGCCGAGAGCATTCCGGAAAAGCTGTTCTCCGAGGTCACACGCGAGAAGCAGCCGCAACTGCTCGAGGAGACGAAGCGGGTGATCCTCAAGACCCCTCCGGAAGGCGTTGCTGCTGCGGCCCGTGCCATGGCCGCCCGCCCCGACATGAATGATCTGCTTCCGGCGATCGACGTGCCGACTCTTGTCGTGGTCGGAGCCGACGACAGGCTTTCACCTCCTGCCGAGATGAGGCAGCTTGCCGCCGCGATCCCTGCAGCAGAGTTCGTCGAGATCGACAATGCCGGTCACATGACGCCACTCGAGGCATCGGCGAAGTTCAACCTCGTGATGCAGCAGTTCCTCGATCAGGTTCCCGCCCGGTAACCATCCGTCGCTATCCCACCACTCGATGACCGAGCTTGTACTGGAGCCGAAATGCCATTCAGACTGACCGCGGTCGTTCTCATTGGATACTGCTTCGCACTTGGCACCGACGCGTCGCTTGCTGTCGACGACCAGCCACTCGAGAGGATCGCCTTCGGCTCATGCGCAAAGCAGGACGAGCCGCAACCGATCTGGAAAACGATCGTCGAGACAGAGCCGGATCTGTTTCTGTTCATCGGTGACAACATCTATGGCGACAGCGAGGACATGAACGTCCTGCGGAAGAAGTGGAACCAGCTTGGTGCCATCGACGGCTATCGTCGCCTGAAAGAAGTCTGCCCGATCCTCGCGACGTGGGACGACCACGACTACGGCGTAAACGACGGCGGTGCCGAGTATCCCCGCAAAAAGGAGTCGCAGAAGGTCTTCCTCGAGTTCTTTGAAGAGCCGGCCGACTCCCCCCGCTGGAACCGGGAAGGGGTTTACGGAGCAAAGCTGTTCGGCCCGGAAGGGAAACGGGTACAGGTCATCCTCCTCGATACCCGCTACCACCGCAGCCAACTGGTCAAACGCATCTGGCGCCCCGAGCCGGGAGAAGGGGATAAGGGCCCCTACGGCCCCAACGAGGATCCGGCTGCGACGATGCTCGGCGACGAACAATGGAAGTGGCTCGAAGAGCAGCTCAAGGTGCCGGCCCAGGTCCGCATCATCGCCTCGAGCATCCAGGTCATTCCCGACGGCCACCATTGGGAGAAGTGGGGAAATCTCCCGCGCGAACGGCAGCGGCTGTTCAGCCTCATCGAGAAGACCGGTGCCGAGGGGGTGATCTTCATCTCGGGAGACCGGCACTCGGCCGAGATCTCGGCGGTCGACCCGGGCGTCGGCTACGAACTGATCGACGTCACCTCCAGCAGCCTCAACCGCCCATCGAAGTGGCATTCGGAACTCAACCCGCATCGTCTGGGGACGAAGTACACAGACGAAAACTTCGGGATGATCACCATCGACTGGCAGGAGGAGGATCCGGTCGTTCGTTGCCAGGTCCGCTCGATTGAGGGGGAAGTCGTGCTGCAGCATCGGGTTCGGCTCAGTCAGCTGCAGCCGCCGGTCGGCGATTGAAGAAAAGCCCCGGAAGATCCGGGACGCAGCGACGTTCTCCCTCCAGATGCCGGTTTGGACACCCACTCTGGAATGACCGCGGAGAACGCCTCAGATGCCTCGCCGATCCTTCAGCCCCGATGCCAGTCTCCTCCTTGTGATTGCTGCCGTCGTCGCGATCGGCACGGTGATGCAGCGTCCGGAACTGCGGCTGCAGGCGATCGAGACGGTCCGATCTGCAAGCCACAAGCTGGCCCGGTTTGCCGAACCCGCCCCGCCTGTGACTTCCCCCAGCGACGCAGACGACTTCGCTCCGAATGCGGAACCTCTGAGCGGGGCGGAAGTTCCGACTCCTGCCGCGACCGTCGGCTCGCAGCGGGTTCGCGTCATTCCTCCCCCGGTCCGGCTGCGAACCGTCTCGAACCGTATCGTGCGACCAACGACCGGAACCTCCGGGGCCGGCTTCGTGAGTGTCCCTGCTGGCGGCGGCACCTGCCACTGATCAGGTCGAACAGGACCACGGTGATCCTCGGACTTCTACCGACCTGACGGGCGAACCGCGCCCTCCTCGCGGGTGTCCCGACATTGCAGGCATTCGTGTGCCGAAGCCAGGAACGGACCAGGCGGTGTGCCCCGAAGCAGGTGCGGAACTGCAGAAACTGCAGGTGTTTGCGGTCATCCGGCAGAAACTGATCGCTGCGGACCCGGCAGAGGGGCGGACGGGTTGCAGGGATCGGGGGAACGTGCAAGAATGCGTGCTTCCCGGCGAGCCCGGCCCTGCAGGGGCGGGCAGACCACGCAGCCTGTGCAGCCGATTGGTTGACACAAGGCGGGACGTTGGTACCTTCTGCCGGAAACATTCCCCTGTAGCTCAATCGGTAGAGCGGTCGGCTGTTAACCGATAGGTTGTAGGTTCGAGTCCTACCGGGGGAGCTCGTTTTCTTTCTGCGGAAAGAAAGCACACACCAGTTAACGCCCGGCGTCGAGAAATCGGCTACCGGGCGTTTTTGCGTTTCCGCCTTTCACGCAACGATTTGCGTCGGAGCGAGTCGCCTGCCGCGACTGATGCGGTCGATGGACAAGCACATCGGGACCGTGTCCGCTCCGTACCTCTCCCGGCAGGGCGACTACGTCCTCTGGTCCGCCACGGGAGGTCGGACCGCCACGGGTGGGCGGATCAGGGAACGCGGCCGCGGCGTCGAGGCAATCACGGCGGCCGGCTTCGGCTGCGTCCTGATGCGCACAGAGCTGATCCGCGGTCACGTGTTCAGCCAGCATCCGGGCGAGATCTGGTTCGATCCGGCCTTTTACGTTGCCGCTGGCCGGGCCGGATGGCAGCACCTAGTCGACTGGAGCTGTGAAGCGGAGCATGCCGTCGTGCGGATGTGGTAGCAGAACCCATCATGGTGGAAGACGCAGGTCGGCTTGTGCGCGGAGCTGTACATCCTTAACGCGAGGCACGTAGGTGACAAAAGATGCTTCGCTGGGGGCCCGTCTGCACTTAACTATTGGGTAGGCATGTCCTCCTCGGGCACAATCTGGCCTATCGCCCTGGGAAGCGGGCGAAGTCGGTCGACGTCACACCCCGCCTTGCGCCGTCGCGCGGCACCGCCAGGCCTGAGCTGAAACGCGCCGGGTGGAAGCGGTCTCTGCCTCGCCGACACGACCAGATCGGGTCGCACAAATCCCGGGTCGCCCAGTAGCGGGTTTCGTTCGCGGTTTCCGATGAAGCGCTGCCAGGCGACAAAGTCTCCGGCTGGATTGCTTCCGGCAAGCTGCGGAGCAAACCGTAGACAGCGAAAGTATACGTTGTCGACGCCCGCGTAGTCGCTAAGCCACTCGCGGGCCTGAGCAACGTCGCCGTCCTGCAGCGGCCAGAACCCGATAACGTGTTCGAGACCGACAAACAGATTGCGTTCGGAGTGGATCGCGGTACTGCCGGTGACGGTGAATGCGTTTCTGGTCGCAACGAACGTCGTGGCCTCCACCGACGCCGTGCCGGCCGACGATGCGATGTAGCCGTCCCCGACGAGCAGGCAGTTCGTCAGTTTCAGATCGCCGGAGGTACCAAGCGTCACGTTCTGCGAGCCGAGATACCGCCGCCAGATGTAGCATCCGTGCAGTTCAACCGGCCGCACGCTGGAATCGCCGAGCACGGCCTGCTGCTGCAGGATCCACTGGCAGTTGCGGAATGTTGCGGCACGGTTTGTCACGAACAGTGGTTCGCGATTTCGCTCATTCAGGTCCACAAACGTGAGGCCGTCGACCAGCAGGGTCTCTGTCTCATCGCCGGAACTGTAGATACCGATGCGAGCTGCCGACTCGGACGAAGACTGTGCCACGAGAACCGGGGTAAAGCCCTCACCGGCACGAAGGGTCAGGCCGCCGGGGCGATTCCATATGTGCGTTCTCGCTGAGATGGTCAGTGGTTCGTTCTGGCAGAGTTCGATCGTGTCGCCGCCGGTCGCTTCCGCGAGGGCGTCACGCAGATTGGGCCGCATCCCTTCGCCGGGGCCGACCTGGATGGTCTTCGGTGTGTCGGGCTCCTTTGGATGGTTATCCGGAGGAGCCTTTTCCGTCGCGGGCATGTTCAACGGAGGGGCGGGCGAGGCATCAGACGGCTCTTCAGGATTCGCCTGCGGAGTGGATGCGGCCAGATTCATGCTTCCCGACTCGACGGTGGTTTGGTCGGATACGTCCTCGGCCGTCGGTTGGCTCAGCGGGGGGGACCGTAGTGGATCCGCACCCGGTTGTGTGACGAGCTTGGGAACGGCCGGGGGACGCTTGTCTGAGTTCAGCGCTGCACCGGTGCCGGGTGCATCGTCGGGAACCTCACCTTCGCTCCGGGACGAGTTGAGCGGTGCGGGCGGTTTGCGTGTCTGCGGAGCATGAGGAGCGGCCGGGGCGAACAGCAGCATCCGAACGCCCAGCAGCGACAAACCTGCAAGCAGCGTGACCACGGCGGCGGCTCGGACCATGAACGCCGCTTTGCCACGGGTGCGGCTCGGGAACGTGAGCGCATACGGCCGGGAGTTCACTTGCCGCCTGCCCGGTGACGTTGCCACGTGTGCGTCGTTGTGAGATGCCGTGCGGTCAGCGCCTGCATCATCCGGGCTCGGCGGGACACTGTGCGGACGCACGGGAGAAGACGGCGTCCCGATTGCCTCCAGGAATGCCTCCAGGCGGCTGTCTTCGGTCCCGGGAGACGCAGGCTGCATTACGGTCACCGGCGAAGCGAGGCGTGGCAGCTCGCAGACCAGTTCGGCCATCGCCTGGTACCGATCGTCGGGGGCCTTGGCAATCATCTTGCGAAAGGCCACGTCGAACTCCACAGAGACTCCCGCCACCTCGAGGAGCGATGGCAAGGGGGCCTCACGGTGTGCGAGCAGTTTCTGGACGATCGTTTCCCCGTCATAAACGGGGCGCCCAGTGAGCAGGAAGAACAGCGTACATCCAAGACTGTAAATGTCGCTACGGGTGTCGGCCAGTTTCGTGTTCTGCGCCTGCTCTGGCGCCATGTAATCAACTGTTCCCATCACAGCCCCCGATCCGGTCAGGTCGGACTGCGAGGCGTCATCGGACGTGAATCGAGCCAGTCCCAGATCGAGCACGCGCACAGTTCCCGTCGTGTCCAGCAGCAGGTTCGAGGGCTTGACGTCGCGGTGAATCACGCCCTGGTCGTGCGCGTACTGCAGCCCCAGCGCCGCCTGGCGAACGCAGTCGACTGCCTTGTCGTTCGGCAACGGTCCCTGGCGTCGGACGAGGGAGGAAAGGTCTTCCCCTTCGACATACTTCATGACGAGGAAGTACGAGTCGCCCGCCCGGTCGGCATCGAACGCTGCCACGATATGGGGATGATCGAGCTGGGCAGCGACACGGACTTCGCGGAGGAACCGCGCGCGGGCCTCGGCCGACTCGCTGATGGAGGACGACAGGGTCTTCAGGGCCACGATGCGGTGCATGCGGCGATGCTCAGCCTTGAAGACGGTTCCCATGCCTCCCTGACCGATTTCGTCGAGAATGATGTAGTTGCCCCGGACGAGGTCTTTCCCATTTCCTCGATAGATCTGCTGGGCCTGGTAGGCCGTCAACTTCCTCGCGCGGACGAGAGCGCGGGCCAGCTGCTCTCCGTCCACCGGCCGGCCTTCGGAGGGCAGCGACGCCGTAAACTCCTGGATTTCCAGAGACGTCAGAACACCGGAAGCAATGACGCGGTGCGTGAATCGTCTGAGGGAGATTGACATCGTTCCGTCGCCAGGTTGGGCGCCAGGCAATCTATCTGTGCGCTGACGAGTTGCCTCCCCCACAATCGATCGGCTTCGCGGAAGCCCAACGAGGAGACATTGCTCCGGGTGTCCACGTCCACGTTCGAAAGTTCAGCGTGGTCTGGACCAATGGTTGAGAGTGTACCACTCATGTGCTCGCAGTACGTCTTCGTTTCTGGTCCCGACTGCCTGGCCGGGGACGATAAATCTTCGCACAGCCTGGGCCGGGGAAATCTCCCGCAGGCAGTCGTCGCATCGTTGAGATCGATCAGCGCCGATGCCGTTGTGGGTGGTTCCCGGCCGCCGAGCCGGAGCCGCCGGGCTCGGTAGAAGACCCGTCCTTCGCACGTCGACTTTCCAGCGATCCCTCAAAGTCCGGAGTCCTACTCTGGGAATGCGAGATCTGGCCAGGAAATGTCCAAAAGAAAATGCAAATGCCGCGCTGCTGGCGCAGCGTCTGGCGGGTCGGCGGCAGGTTACGACAATCCTGGATGCAGACAACCTCTTGGCGGATGTCAGCGAGGCGGTGATCTTGCCGGCAGGCATTCCACTCTGAATGGCTAATTCCCAGAATGCAACTACCTTGAAGAATGGGAGTTCGGCCGTCTCGGAATGATTCATTGCGAGGTGTTTGAGGCGTTCATCCAAACGTCCTGATTCGCCAGGACGTCTTCAGCCAGCATCCGGGTGAGACCTGGTTCGACCCGGCCTTCTACGTTGCCGCCGGCCGGGCCGGCTGGCAGCACCGCGTCGACTGGAGCTGCGAAGCGGAACATGTGGCACGCCGCCCATTGTGCTCGGGCAGTCGCTCAGCGAGGTGGCGTAGACGAGGCAAGCCAGGTTGAGTGCACCATCGGTCCGCGGGGCAACCGATCCTGAGCACGCTGACTTTCGCCCTGCCTTCGTCGTGCGGTCCAGTATGTCGTGGAGGACACCCGACAGCGGTAGCACGCTATCTCCCGTTGCACCAGTCGGACGCCGAGGGACATACCGACTCTCTACGACGCAGTGCCGTGTACGGCAGGGCTACCGCTCACGATCAGCTTCCAGCACGTGAATCTGGCCGTCATCTGTAAGGATCGCCACACGTTGTCCGTCGTGTAAGACGCGGATTTGTTGAGGCTGGCCGGGAATCTGCGTGAGGATGCCCATCGCCTGACCGGTTGCGACATTCCAGATTCGAATTGACCGGTGGAATGCATCCGCCGCAATGAGCGTCCGGGCGTCGCTGGCAAATCTGACCGCAGTCACCAGGCGGCGGCCAACCTGTCCCTGCATGACCTGCCTGCCTGATTCTACGTCCCACAACCGAACAGACCGGCCATCGCCTCCGGATGCGAGGAATCGACCGTCGGGACTGAAGGCAAGTGAGTGAATCGTGGCCGGATGCCCCGAGAGTCGCCGCAGGAGCTTCCCGGTCGCGTGGTCCCAGATCAATATGTCGTTCATCGAGCCGACCGCGACGACGTTGTCGCGAGGGGACCAGGCGATGGCCTGTGCCGCAGATGTTGGAATCTCGTCGATGATGTCCAGCGACTTCGTCTCGAGCAGCAATGCAGGTTCATCGTGGGAATATCGAGCGAGGGCAATCGATCGGCCATCAGGTGATGGCGCAAGTTCGACATCACGAGTCGAAGTCTCGGCAAACGTCGTTTCGACCAGCTTCCGTTCCGTCTCGAGATCCCAGATCAGCAGGCGGTTGCTCTCGGCGTTTGCGAGTGCAATGCGACCGTCAGGCAGACCGGCGACCGCGTCCCATTTTTCCACCGGACACGCGAAGACCCGTGTCGAGTTCTGGCGGAGGTTTCGGAGTGTGACTTGTCCCCCGCCGTCGACCGTGACGAGTTCTCCGGTCTCGGGAAGCGAATCAATTGCGGTGAACCCGGCCCCGGGTGTCTCGAGGCTTCGAGTGCGCGGTTGCATCGGCGTGTGCCACAGCAGGGACCGACCGTCTCGTGAGGTCGAGGCCAGCCGGGATCCATCGTTGGAGACGGCGAGCCCATAGATGCGGTCATCGTGCGCCTGCCAGGCACGCCGGGCATGATCGCTTTCGGTCGTCGTTCCCCCCGGAACCGGTTCCGGTTCCCACAACCGGATGGTTCCGCTGCGGTCACCCGTTGCCAGACGGCAGCTCTCGCCGATGAACGCGAGCGACTGGACGCCGTCGGCATGCAGCAGGGCTGTCCACGACGGCAGGTTCGACTTCAGCGTGGCCAGCTGCAGAACGTGAACGTGTCCGCTCAGTTCCGCTGCGGCGAGCATTGCTCCGTCGTGTGTAAAGGCAACCGAGGAGCCCTTCGCAGCAAGAGGCCAGCGATGCCCCGACGGCGACGGTTCGGTCAGGTCCCAGAATCTCAGTGAGCGATCACTGCTGACCGTCGCCAGAGCAGTGCCGTCGGGCGAAACGGCCAGAGCCTCGACGTCGTCGGTGTGACCTTCGAGGACGCCGGCCGGCTGCCCGGTCGCTACATTCCACAGGCGGACGACCGGATCTTTTCCGCACGAAACGAGTTGCCGCCCCGCGCGCAGAAAGACAACCTGATACGCCTCGCCGTCGTGCGCTGCGATCTGCCGTTCCCGCCGGCCGGTGGCGACGTCCCACAGGCAGATGGTCCCGTCGTCTCCTGCAGAGGCCAGCAGTTGCCCGTCGGGCGACCAGGCGAGGCCGTTCACCTCACCCTGCCGCGTGCCGATCACACGTTCTGTTTGCGCGGTTTCCGCATCGAGGATCGTGACACGGCCGCCGGCACCTGTCACGCAGACCCGATCACCACTCGGCGAGAAGCTGACGTAGTAACCGGGCTCGCTGGACTCGATGAGTGGAACGGCCGGAGCGACCGCCTGGGAACGGAAGAAGTACCATTCGATACCGCGAGGATCATCGGCACCGGCCTGGGGGATATGGCGATTCAACAGATCCAGTGCCTGCGAGCTGTCGGCTTCCGCCAGAACGCGTGAGACGAGACGCATGTCGGAGGCGTAAAGAAGTTCGCGGTTGTACGCCGATGTTTCTTCCACCTCGCGCAGCCGTGCAGCGAGTTCTCCGTTCAGCCGCCTCTCGCGGATGCTTCCGACCAGCCACACGCCGAGAAGACTGATGAGCAGCAGAGTGATGGTGACCGTTACGGCCGCATGAGTCGGTTTCCGGCGAATCCACTTCCATGTGGCTTCCACCCGGCCCGCGCGACGAGCGCGGATCGGACGGTGTTCCAGATATCGCTCGAGATCGTCGGCGAGGTCGGCTGCAGACTGGTAGCGGTCTGCAGGGGCCGACGCCAGCGCCTTGCCAAGGATGGTGGACAGGTCGGAATCGACACTCGGATTCTCGCGGCGGACATCCGGCAGTGCTCCGGCCGAGATCTGCCGCATCGTTGTGACCGGGTCGCTGCTGGAATAGGGCCAGTGGCCGGCCAGCAGCGTGTACAAGATGGTTCCCAGTCCGTACACGTCCGTCAGAATGCTCGCCCGTCGTGTGCCGCCCCGCACCAGCTCGGGAGCCATAAAGGGAACGGTCCCCATCAGTTCGCCGGTCCCGGTCACGGCGTCGGCGTAGACGATGCGAGCCAGACCGAAGTCAGCGACAAGCGGCCGATTGTCTTCGTCAAGCAATACGTTCGATGGTTTCAGATCCCGGTGCAGAATGCCCTGCAGGTGCATATGCTGCACGGCGCGGGCGACCGTCACCATCAACCGTGTCGCGTCCCGTGGCCGGGATACGAATCGATTGCGCGCGTCCGCGAGGCTCCCCCCCCGCACATATTGCATGGCATAGTAACACCATTCGCCGTGCTGGCCCGTTTCGTAGACCGCCACGATGTTGGGATCGTCGAGAGCCGCGGCTGCAATCACCTCGTTCTGAAACCGTGCCACATCCCGGGCATCGGCCAGTTCGCCGTGCTTGAGCACCTTCAGGGCCACTTCTCGCCCAAGCTGCAGATCGAGGGCATGATAGACGACGCCCATACCACCGCGGCCGATCTCGCGGATGATCTCGAAGTCACCGAGTCGCGTCTGCGGATTGAGGCCGCGACCCGACGGGGACGACCACGTAACGGTCTCCTCCGAAGTCCTCTCCGTTCCTTCGAGGGCGTCCCTCAGGGCAACCTGCCGTCGCAACCGCGGCGCGTGATCCGGAAACGCGGCACAGATGTCTTCAAAGCGGCACTCCGAAGCAAACTCGCGGGCAAGGAGCACTTCGCCGTAGAGCAAGTCGTTGGCTGCTTCCGGATCGGCAGCGACATCCGGAAACCGGGCCAGGAGATCGGCGAGCGGAATCGGATTCCCGGCAGCCCAAGCCTGGTATTGGAGTTCGCAGGCCGACTCGAGGATATCAGACAGTTCGCCACCTGGGGAATCGATCATCTCTTCAGGCTGTTTCAGCCTCGAACGCGTACTGACGGACCCGCTGCGGTCGACGGGCACCACTCAACACCCATTGCAGCTGCCGGGGCAATCGGACACGGAATTCTGGAATTCGTCAGAGTTCTTCGCCGAGCAGAACCCGGTCCGTCACACGCTGGATCGCGCGTTCGAACCGCTTCCGGGCCGCGTCCGCGGAGGTCTCCAGCCGCTGACCGATGACCTCCCACGAATCGCCGGCCTTGCGCCAGGCGGCCACCTGCAGCTCTTCGTCCGAGAGTTGCTCGCGGGCCCTGGCAACCATTTCTGCCAGCCCCATCGCCTCCGAGGGAGACGATTCCGTTCCCGGGACATCGTCAGCAGCCCCCTGGGTGTCCAGCGAACGGAGACGCCGCACATCGCGACGGGCTGCCAGGTGTCGCCGGAACTGCAGGTTCACCTTGTTGCGCACGATCCGCGCAAACAGGCGCTCAAGATCCCGTCGGTCATCGATGTCAAACTGACCGTTCGAGAGGCGCACCAGAAGGCTGGCGAAGATCGACTGGCAGACATCGTCCGAGTCGATCATGCGGCGGATTCGCCCGCGACGCAGCCGCTGTCGAACCTCCGCGCGGACCTCGGGTTCGTAGCGTGTGACAAGTTCCTCGGCGGCCCCGGCCTCGCCGGCACGGATCGCCTCGACGAGGTCGACAATATCTCTGCTGCAATTCATGACGTCCTGGCCAGCGACATGTTGCGAAATCCTGGGCCCTGAAGCGCA
This region includes:
- a CDS encoding RNA polymerase sigma factor, which codes for MNCSRDIVDLVEAIRAGEAGAAEELVTRYEPEVRAEVRQRLRRGRIRRMIDSDDVCQSIFASLLVRLSNGQFDIDDRRDLERLFARIVRNKVNLQFRRHLAARRDVRRLRSLDTQGAADDVPGTESSPSEAMGLAEMVARAREQLSDEELQVAAWRKAGDSWEVIGQRLETSADAARKRFERAIQRVTDRVLLGEEL